In Esox lucius isolate fEsoLuc1 chromosome 6, fEsoLuc1.pri, whole genome shotgun sequence, the following proteins share a genomic window:
- the selenou1a gene encoding selenoprotein U 1a isoform X1 translates to MAFLLARSRYPGARWLLSQTLHCSALPLGSTSYKSKPSTKPTARFPCLKAFHLSTASSSPDPNKPNSVLSSSLEVELFEMGMWSLGLGALGAVVAGVFLANTDLCLTKPAHASLEFLEDADLRSTVDDKTIKAKALWEKRGAVVMAVRRPGUFLCREEASELSSLKPQLEELGIPLVAVVKENIGTEVQDFRPHFAGDVYVDENHHFYGPLQRKMGGLGFIRLGVWQNFMRAWKAGYQGNMLGEGFVLGGVFVIGAGNQGILLEHREKEFGNKVEKEDVLEAVKRIVPVHKI, encoded by the exons ATGGCCTTCCTCCTGGCCAGGTCCAGATACCCAGGGGCAAGATGGCTGCTATCTCAGACTCTGCACTGCTCAGCCCTGCCTCTGGGCAGCACATCGTACAAAAGCAAGCCCTCTACCAAGCCTACAGCCAGATTCCCCTGTCTAAAAGCTTTTCACCTCAGCACAgcctcttcctctcctgacCCTAACAAGCCCAACTCAG TGTTGTCTTCCAGCCTAGAGGTGGAGCTGTTTGAAATGGGGATGTGGTCCCTGGGTCTGGGGGCCTTAGGTGCGGTTGTAGCAGGGGTCTTCCTGGCCAATACTGACCTTTGTCTGACCAAGCCTGCCCACGCCTCGCTGGAGTTTCTGGAGGACGCAGACCTCCGCTCCACTGTAGACG ATAAGACCATAAAGGCCAAAGCTCTGTGGGAGAAGAGGGGAGCGGTAGTCATGGCCGTACGACGGCCCGGATGATTTTTGTGCAGAGAG GAGGCTTCTGAGCTGTCCTCTCTGAAGCCCCAGCTTGAGGAGCTTGGGATCCCTCTGGTTGCAGTAGTGAAGGAGAACATTGGCACAGAGGTCCAGGACTTCCGACCGCACTTCGCTGGGGACGTCTATGTGGACGAGAAT CACCACTTCTACGGCCCGCTACAGAGGAAGATGGGCGGGCTGGGATTCATTCGTCTGGGGGTATGGCAGAACTTCATGCGAGCATGGAAGGCTGGTTACCAGGGCAACATGCTGGGGGAGGGCTTCGTCCTGGGAGGGGTGTTTGTCATTGGAGCAGGGAatcag GGAATTCTTTTGGAGCACAGGGAGAAGGAGTTTGGCAACAAAGTGGAGAAGGAAGATGTTTTAGAAGCTGTCAAGAGAATTGTGCCAGTGCATAAGATTTAG
- the sfxn3 gene encoding sideroflexin-3 translates to MPGDLSLDINIKEPRWDQSTFTGRAQHFFFVTDPRNILKSSETLEEARVTVENYRLGVVKPGLTEDELWRAKYIYDSAFHPDTGEKMVVVGRMSAQVPMNMTITGCMLTFYRTTPAVVFWQWVNQSFNAVVNYTNRSGDAALTTNQLAAAYVSATTGAVVTALGLKSLAKRLPAVMSRFVPFFAVAAANCINIPFMRQRELKYGIPVTDENGNRLGESVNAAKSGIVQVVVSRIGMAVPAMAIPPVIMNALEKKAFMKRFPVLNAPVQVGLVGLCLVFATPLCCALFPQKSSMSVSSLEPDLQERIQQNSPHTTTVFFNKGL, encoded by the exons ATGCCTGGAGATCTGTCCCTGGACATTAACATTAAGGAGCCACGATGGGACCAAAGCACATTCACGGGTCGCGCACAGCACTTCTTCTTCGTTACCGACCCCAGGAATATTCTGAAGTCCTCTGAGACCCTGGAGGAAGCGCGGGTCACCGTGGAGAACTACAG GTTAGGAGTGGTGAAGCCCGGTCTGACCGAAGACGAGCTGTGGAGAGCGAAGTACATCTATGACTCTGCTTTTCACCCTGACACTGGAGAaaagatggtggtggtggggcgCATGTCTGCCCAGGTCCCCATGAACATGACCATCACTGGCTGTATGCTCACCTTCTACAG GACGACGCCAGCGGTGGTTTTCTGGCAGTGGGTGAACCAGTCTTTCAATGCTGTGGTCAACTACACCAACCGCAGTGGGGACGCCGCCCTCACCACCAA CCAGCTAGCTGCAGCCTATGTCAGTGCTACCACAGGAGCCGTGGTCACAGCCCTGGGACTCAAGTCGCTTGCCAAG cgCCTTCCAGCCGTCATGAGCCGATTCGTCCCCTTCTTTGCTGTAGCCGCTGCCAATTGTATTAACATCCCTTTCATGAGGCAGAG GGAGCTGAAGTACGGTATCCCAGTGACCGATGAGAATGGGAATCGGCTGGGAGAGTCCGTCAATGCTGCTAAGTCTGGGATCGTTCAGGTGGTTGTGTCTAGGATTGGTATGGCGGTGCCAGCTATGG CCATACCCCCTGTGATCATGAACGCCCTGGAAAAGAAGGCTTTTATGAAG cGGTTTCCAGTCCTGAACGCTCCAGTTCAGGTGGGGTTGGTGGGTCTGTG CCTGGTGTTTGCTACTCCTCTGTGCTGCGCCCTGTTTCCACAGAAGAG ttCTATGTCTGTGAGCAGCCTGGAGCCAGACCTCCAGGAGAGGATACAACAAAACAGTCCCCACACCACTACAGTCTTCTTCAACAAAGGCCTGTAG
- the selenou1a gene encoding selenoprotein U 1a isoform X2 encodes MGMWSLGLGALGAVVAGVFLANTDLCLTKPAHASLEFLEDADLRSTVDDKTIKAKALWEKRGAVVMAVRRPGUFLCREEASELSSLKPQLEELGIPLVAVVKENIGTEVQDFRPHFAGDVYVDENHHFYGPLQRKMGGLGFIRLGVWQNFMRAWKAGYQGNMLGEGFVLGGVFVIGAGNQGILLEHREKEFGNKVEKEDVLEAVKRIVPVHKI; translated from the exons ATGGGGATGTGGTCCCTGGGTCTGGGGGCCTTAGGTGCGGTTGTAGCAGGGGTCTTCCTGGCCAATACTGACCTTTGTCTGACCAAGCCTGCCCACGCCTCGCTGGAGTTTCTGGAGGACGCAGACCTCCGCTCCACTGTAGACG ATAAGACCATAAAGGCCAAAGCTCTGTGGGAGAAGAGGGGAGCGGTAGTCATGGCCGTACGACGGCCCGGATGATTTTTGTGCAGAGAG GAGGCTTCTGAGCTGTCCTCTCTGAAGCCCCAGCTTGAGGAGCTTGGGATCCCTCTGGTTGCAGTAGTGAAGGAGAACATTGGCACAGAGGTCCAGGACTTCCGACCGCACTTCGCTGGGGACGTCTATGTGGACGAGAAT CACCACTTCTACGGCCCGCTACAGAGGAAGATGGGCGGGCTGGGATTCATTCGTCTGGGGGTATGGCAGAACTTCATGCGAGCATGGAAGGCTGGTTACCAGGGCAACATGCTGGGGGAGGGCTTCGTCCTGGGAGGGGTGTTTGTCATTGGAGCAGGGAatcag GGAATTCTTTTGGAGCACAGGGAGAAGGAGTTTGGCAACAAAGTGGAGAAGGAAGATGTTTTAGAAGCTGTCAAGAGAATTGTGCCAGTGCATAAGATTTAG